The following nucleotide sequence is from Salinispirillum sp. LH 10-3-1.
AGATCAGAAGCATAAGGGCCATGCCGAAATTATCGGCCAAGGCACCAAGTAGTATCGCACCGATCGCGGGCATACCCATGGTAATGACGGTCCAGATGCTCATCACCCGCCCCCGAAACGCATCAGCCACCGACAATTGAATCGCGGTTTGACAGCCTGTCCCTATCACGGTCATACAAAGGCTTAACAAGAAAATCAACAGGCCTAAGGCGATCAGCGTCGACACCCACATAATGGGCAAGGTCACTACAGCACTGGCCAACAAGGCACTGAACACCAAGCCCAACAGATGCGCTTCCGTGCCGCGCTGTCTCGACACCAACAAACCACCGACAATCGAACCTAATCCCGCGGCGCCAGTGACCACCGCCAAGGTGCCAGCATCGCCGCGCAACAATTGCCCGGTCAGTGCGGGTAGCATTTCAATAATTGTCCTTCCGTATAGGCCATTAATCATGGTCAGCAGCATCAACAAACGAATCATTTGACTGGCGCGCACAAAAGCCAAGCCAGCACGCAACTCTACCCACAGTGATCGACGCTCTTCTTTCGGGCTTGGTTTCAAACTGTGTACACGCATGAGACACAGTACCGTAGCGGCGTAAAGGGCTGCCGCCACACCAAAAGCGACCGCCGTTGATGCCCACCAAAGTAGAAATGCCGCCAGCGCAGGACCCAGTATACGAGAGGTATTGAACACCATGGCGGATAGGCCAATCGCCGCAGCAAAATGACGACGTTCGACCAACAACGGCAATAATGACAACCGCATGGGGTGATGCGCCGCGGTGACTACACCAATGGCGGCCGCAAGGGTGCAGAGCCAAGGCAAGGTAAAGAGATCCAGCCCAGCGGTGACTGCCGCCGCGACACCTATGAGCGCTTGCGCTGCCGTGGTCAGGTGCATGCCACGCAAGGGGTTAACACGGTCGGCTACCACGCCAAACACCAGAGAGAAGAGAAAAGTAGGCGCCAGAAACAACGCACTGACAGCACCGACCCAGAACGCGCTTTCCGTCAATGCCCAAGCCGTCCAACCTAACAAAAAGCGTGAAATCCAGATAGCAAAGGTTGAAAAGCAACTCGCCAGGAAATAGCGCCGGAAACCGGCCGACGCGAACAATGCAGTATTAGCCTGTGTGGTTAGGTCCGTCATATCGTCAATTCATAGAATAGCCGACAAGCCTACTCATTTTGCCTGCGCGCAGCAATCCGACTCTGTGGCCCCGAACACCGAACAGAGCGTTACTTGACAAGTCGTAGCGAACCTCACTTTGGCACGCTATTATGGCGCCCTGCTTACCGACCGACGACCCGCACTGAGGCCTAACATGATACTGGGAATGGAACTGTGGTTTATTTTGCTCTTGTTAGGCACCGGCTTTGTTGCAGGCATCATTAACACGCTTGCGGGCGGCGGCTCCAATTTAACACTGCCGGCTTTAATGGTAATGGGCATGCCCGCAGATGTAGCCAACGCCACTAACCGCGTCGCCGTATTTCTGCAAGGCGTTGCAGGCAGTACCGGCTTTCATCGCAACGACCGTCTGCCCCGTCATGATATCAAAGCCATCGTGATACCCACCTTGATCGGCTCGGTGTTTGGCGCTCTGCTGGCGTCCTACGCCCCACCCGGACTGTTAAAGTACATGCTATTGGGGGCCATGCTGACCATGACGGTCGTCATGCTGATCAAGCCCTCTGTCGTCGCCCCACCTCCAGACTCCGTTCCCTTTCTTGTCCGCGAACGCCCCTCGGCCTTCCCTGTACTCTTGCTGGCGGGGTTTTACGGCGGCTTCGTGCAAGCTGGCGTTGGCTTTATCTTAATTGCCGCCTTTGCGGGCAGCCTGCGCTATGACTTGGTGCGCGCCAATGCACTGAAAATGTTTACGACACTCTTCTTTACCGCCATCGCTCTAGCCATCTTTATCTACAACGATCAGGTGTTGTGGGTTCCAGGACTGACCCTGTCCATCGGTACCGTGCTCGGCGCCTACGGGGCGGTGAAATTCGCCATAAAAG
It contains:
- a CDS encoding MFS transporter, whose product is MTDLTTQANTALFASAGFRRYFLASCFSTFAIWISRFLLGWTAWALTESAFWVGAVSALFLAPTFLFSLVFGVVADRVNPLRGMHLTTAAQALIGVAAAVTAGLDLFTLPWLCTLAAAIGVVTAAHHPMRLSLLPLLVERRHFAAAIGLSAMVFNTSRILGPALAAFLLWWASTAVAFGVAAALYAATVLCLMRVHSLKPSPKEERRSLWVELRAGLAFVRASQMIRLLMLLTMINGLYGRTIIEMLPALTGQLLRGDAGTLAVVTGAAGLGSIVGGLLVSRQRGTEAHLLGLVFSALLASAVVTLPIMWVSTLIALGLLIFLLSLCMTVIGTGCQTAIQLSVADAFRGRVMSIWTVITMGMPAIGAILLGALADNFGMALMLLIFALMAGIVTLILHSWRRSVGL
- a CDS encoding sulfite exporter TauE/SafE family protein — protein: MILGMELWFILLLLGTGFVAGIINTLAGGGSNLTLPALMVMGMPADVANATNRVAVFLQGVAGSTGFHRNDRLPRHDIKAIVIPTLIGSVFGALLASYAPPGLLKYMLLGAMLTMTVVMLIKPSVVAPPPDSVPFLVRERPSAFPVLLLAGFYGGFVQAGVGFILIAAFAGSLRYDLVRANALKMFTTLFFTAIALAIFIYNDQVLWVPGLTLSIGTVLGAYGAVKFAIKAKPSTLKWFLFVMTLTGCIAAIFSDL